The following nucleotide sequence is from Malania oleifera isolate guangnan ecotype guangnan chromosome 4, ASM2987363v1, whole genome shotgun sequence.
GACCGagcgaagtcaatatgttgacttctagTTGGGTTAGTTGACCGAAGCATTAATATTGCTAagggttcggtcaatcgaagCTTTGACTTTGGTTAACTTCTCAATTCGGtggaccaaggtcaaatgaccttgtgatcgtcggtcgaccgaggcaagtgaAATTCCTATTTTGCCCCTAATTTTGACCTTAACAAAATTTCCCTTTAAATGTGTGAGTATGATTTTTAAGTGAGGGATTTTTCCATAAAAGAttttgtgtcctaaggtcagctatatccctttttgggtttcctacGGTCAAAACTTTggaattaagccaaaaaatctggcgtcggtcaacctttggtcgaccaaagttttCGTAAATTTCGTTTTAACCCTaatctttgaccctaaccaattagttatttaagaaaagagtttTGGTGAAAAGTGTTGATCCCTAGGGTCAGTTTACGGTTGTCTGAGTttatcatccacatcatgcatgtcatgcattatacTATagaccaaatcaaaataaaaatgcattgaCAATTTAAacagttttcttcttcttctttgctcattcatggaatatgccaaatacatatgatcttggtttttcttatggcttccaaatcccttgatcttatgtgtgttgAAATTTAGACTAGATCACATACTTAAAcgcacataagatactggtgatttgtcagcatcaaaacagagatcggactcaaaaagtcaacattgaTATTAGTGTTTGACTGCACAGGAATGGTGTTTAGTGGTGGGTTTAGAGGAGTGGTTTGATTGGTATTGATGGATTCGTCCATCACTAGCTGTGATACTATATAAGATTTTACTACTGTTTGACTCTAAATGAAGAATGCAGAGTTGAGAAAGATGAAAATGCAAGGGAGAGATACATAGAGAGGAATGCGAGGGAGAGGTGGAGAGACCTTTTGGTATATTGCTCACTTTGTCGCGAGTTCTGTATATTCAAAAAACGCTGTACAATAATAGTATATATAGAATACAAAGACGGAATCAAAGAATCAATCGGTTTCTAACTACAATAATAATGTATAGGTATTTCTAATCTCCTGCTGCAAGGAATAAATGCAGAGCTTTAGTGGGCCCTTCTTGCAACAAAATTCCCTTCGATCTTTAACAACCACTGGATATAGATGAACTGCATGTGTGGGCTGGAGGATTAGTGCCTTGCCACGGTTGAACTTCACTTCACTACAGGCAGTGGGCAGGGATGCAATCACCCTCTACTTCAAAACATTACACATGAAAGGTGCCTAATCttctatatttcaaaatttaagatATTTTTTCTAGTGTTTTGAGAATAGAAGAAACTCAACATGatattatactatattttattcaaattcacacatTTAAATCAGAATCCATACTCCACTGGAAAGGTTAAAAGGGTTTTATAAGTCTTTTCCTTTTTCCACATATCTGTACAGCAACTCTGCAGACATCCAGGAAAATTTTCTCCCTCTGCCACTGGCCACTGTAGTACTGTACCATGCCCTACCCTACTATTTCTGAATTTGAACAAACACTGCCATGCTTATTTCTGGTGAAGATTACAACTAGTACAGCTGAAATAcatctccctccctccctctctctctctctctctctctctctcacacacacacacatgccaAAAATGTGAGGCAACTATAGTCGTTGTAAGAACAGTACAATTTCTCAACAAACcatggcctctctctctctctctctctctctctctctccatgaaATGCTATTCGTATGAGATTGTGGGTGAAGTTCTCCTTATTAAAGAAACCCGTCTATGGTTTTGAGCCCAGGAGCTCTTACCCTTCTTAAGGCTCATTTTTAATTAGCCCCAAAATGGAATTCATACACTCTGGCTTTGAAGAGCTACACATTACGGAATTAGGAGGCAGCAATGGGGGGGTAGGCCGTCCCTGGCCACCCGCCAATCACCCAAACAAAGTTGACAAATCTAAAAACCTCCAGGCCGAGAGGCGGCGGCAGCAGAAGCTCAGCAACAGGCTCCTCGCGCTCCGTGGATTAGTCCCAATCATAACAAATGCAAACACCTAAAATCCCCCATTCACACAATCTCACCAATCTTACCAACACAAACAATCAAAACATACCCATTTATCATCAATCAATATTTATGACCCTTTCGATTGTATTTCTCATTTATGGAACATACCTCTTCCCTCGTTTCAGATGAACAAAGCAACCGTCATTGAGGATGCAATCAATTACATAAAGGAGCTGCAGAAGAATGTGAGGGATCTCAGTGAGCAGCTTGTTGAATTGGAAACATCTTCGGAAGAGGAAGCTGAGCCCAGAGGTGCTGATCATGGTCATGAGATTGATGCTGCTGAGGAGATGAAGAAACATGAGATAAGGGTAAGTGTATTAACATCACTGATGAACTAATAAGTACTGCAGTTTTCCTTGTCTAAAGCATTTTTGGCATCTGCCCGATGTCTATAGGCAGGTGTTGAGGAGATTCGCATTGACGAGAACAAGCTGTGCGTGAAAATGATCTTTCAGAACAAAAGAGGTGGGCTGAGCAAACTGATGGAGGGCATTAGGCTTCTTGGCTTGGAGTTCACAGATACCAGTGTTACTACGTCCAAAGGAGCTATTCTTGTTTCTTCTTGTGTTCAGGTAAGATGCTGCAATGTAaaatttcttcttcctcttcttcttgttcGGGTGGTAGGATTAATGTGTATACGGGAATTTGGTTGATACATTAGGGAATGTATGGGGCAAAGCTTGAAGCTCAGCACACCAGGGAGCTGCTGCAAGAGATTATTGGAGGCATATAAAGCAATTAATTGGCTGGAAAGCTTTGATTAGCTTATGATTGGGAGTATTGATTTTGGGTTCTGAATTTGAATTCGAATGAATTTagcaaaatttaatataattttatttttcaaatctatacaaatttaaatctacGGTTTCAACTCAGGGCTCTCATTTTATATGAAGGAAAGAAGCTCGGAGAGGTGGAACTATGCTTAATTATGAAACTGATCAGAACATCAAGTATAAATAAATGACCAGTACTGTTACTTTGGAACCGTTTAATAAGGAAAAATCAGTGTAACTTTTCCATGATTAGCCTTCCAAAAGAGCAATTTGCAGCCTCAAAGCTGATTCCCCATTTATGATCAGTAGCTAGAATCAAATGAGCAATGGGAGACTGGAATTTTAACTAATATTATATAGAAGcctatgattattttattttattttggctCAAGTGGTAAATCTTTATCTTGGAATGGTGTCCCGAAAGGAATGCGTTCGCTCTTAGTATACAATCTGATTAACAATCATAAATCTTAGATGATCAGATGCTGATGTTACGTTGTTCTTATTAAAACGAGACGTGAAAAATGTCAGAGAAAATTGCAAGAATCTGTCCCTGTACAACACGTGCGCTTGCAACCAGTATCTTGACAGCTCTATAATTGAAAAGGCTTTATTTTGGTTCAATTGAGAAAACCATTGGTCAAATAtggaagagaaaaagaaataaaagttGAACAAACTTAAATTCTAGTATATTTTAGTTGGGAATATCTTTAATCCATAGAATATAATAACCCAATatcatcatgttattcaattaagaaaactgAACGCGAAATAAATACCTGGATCCATACTAAATGCCGAATAAATACCTGAATCCATAGATGTGTCTGATTTGATTGTCTAACAAGTTTTAACGGAGAGTTTTGATCTTCCACGGTCAAATCTCTAAGTGTCTCActtttattcttttctttataTGGGCAAAAGAAAGAACGTGAAATTGTTTCTAATTTGACTTGAGAACCATAATCCCATTATGTTTTCTTTATATATTAGGTTAATTTTAGAAACACATGCGtcctaaattaacttagtattAGACTTCTATACATTGCAAAGTCCATACCcaataaatgttaaaatagtcTTGTAAAATAATTGTTCTTAAATATATGAGTccacaataggaaattaaaatttcctaacaatctcccacttgggcgACACATAAATATCGGATACAATTACATTACCCAAACCTTAAGTGTGCATAATATGGCTATTATCCTTATAACATCTCCTTAATTCAATCTTGTTTATCTCATATACTAGTATGGGATCAAAGCGGTGTTCGTTACACTCATATTCATAACTAAACCCATCAATGGTCACCACACTAATACACTCAACGACACAAATCGAGTATGGATGTGTAGCATGGTAATATGCATGCTCCTTAACCTTAACATGTATATCCCAACTGGTCCTTCCTTATTCCTTATGAGATCAGTCTTAGTTCCTTAGTCCTTAACTCTTCCAAAAGGAAGATAACATTTAGAGTCAtagatacattttttttttaaaaatgcatTCCTTTATTACTTTATGTTGGCATAAAATAATATGAAACAAGTGCCTACAAGAAggaacattaaaaaaaaaaaaaaaaaaaaaagctcccACTAAACCGCAACATCGTCAAACAAGATGACACTCATACGAGCAGTGTACTCATGAAACACCTTGGGCGGTAAACCCTTGATGAGTGGATCTGCAACCATAGAGTTTGTCCCAATATGTTCTATTGACTCTTGACAACTCTAAACCCTTTCCTTAACCACTAGAAACTTGATGTCAATATGCTTTGACTTGGCGGAGCTTCAATTGTTGTTCGAATACAACATCGCAGACTTATTGTCACAATAGATTTTGAGCGATTTTTCAACCCCATCCACGATATGCAGCCTCGTGACAAAATTCTGCAACCAAATTCGTTGATTAAATGCCTCGTAGCCTGCTATAAATTCTGCTGCCATGGTCGAAGGAGCTATGAGAGTCTACTTAACACTCTTCCAAGAAATAGCACCTCCAGCTAGTAGATAGATAAAGCCCGAAGTGGATCTCTTGCTGTCTTGGCATCCAGCAAAATTAGAACAGAATACCCAACGTTCTCAAGTTTATCGGATTTCCTGTCGGTGAGCATGTAGTCTTTTGCCCTTTCAAGATACCTCATAACCCTTTTGGCTGCCTTCCAATGATTCAATCCTGGGTTCCTCAAATATCTGCCTACAATTCCAACTATGTATGCCAAATCCAAATGCGTACATACCTGAGCATACATAAGACTCCCTACAACTAGCGCATAAGGAATCTTCTGCATTTCCCGTTGAATTTTtgagtcatatctcgttttgattattaCAAATACAAAgaatcttacctgtgcattgagtatgtgagcaggattatcactttgcatgcacggatggtaaggatcaaatagaagccatgaggaactaAAATTTAACATCACGTGGCGTATGgctcgtccacctgttcaagtttACCTGGTGGgtcattggcaataaaaagactaggataaacaAGGATatctactttaccagtgtcaattttagcaagacgtGGTATCAAAATAACCCTTTTATGCTAGTGACATAgacagaacaagtgttttaccttaaagataCAAAATTGAAGAGTGAatgacatgtggcccaaaagattcctcctcaaagtttgtatgctattacagaagttgtagatggggagaagagtgccaatgaggctgcattccaagaagatgagccatctgttagtgcagcagcgcaatctgctttcaatgttgttgAAGAAGGAGCTGAttctataccattgaatagggttggtgccatggtAGAACATGTAGGGACTattgacattacaattgaaccttctatagacgttcactccatcgatgatgaggaaactgatggggaagatgaaacaagggtcaagtactgtagtgaagaggaagacactttagaaagtgaggatgataccgatattgaggacgtatagcggggtaagcatgttatgtttgtcactatgtatctgacatgtgtaaataactaaaaatatatttattatgcatccatctaatattcatacttcttatatttacttgtctaatattttgcagacatgacACCAGGAGGTTGTCGTGGCCAACTTTCTTCCAGGCTCTCTACTACATCACTTGAGGATGATTCGACATCCTAGAGACCAGCAGAGCCAATCGGTCTTGATGCGGCACcatcattgtctgagccatcggcacctcggccagacatggatatCTCAGCTCGGGATGGCACGCAGGGTGAGTTTCCCACAATGATGAGCAGCGTTGGTAAGCttacgattaatttatttctatgtaaactattgatttttattcacgtgtatgattaaatTATTGTtgttaatttaactcttcttttagCATCGACATCCATGGCCAGGTCAGGTCGTGGTGTAGCGAAGAACATGAAACTTAAGAAGCACCTGCAAAGGACTAGGCAGCACATTAGGATCGACATTCCTTTAGGTTTCATCACCCTACGTGATGATTGGTGTCCATCATGAATGCAAGAGCTCGGTAtaatatgccgacagtatgctccagtcatcGCCTTCAATTGGCCGTAGGTGACTGAGgtgcagcgcatggttctttacatgcgcatcttggtaagtaatcccaaacctttaatttttttttactttatatatTAGAAAAACAATTGTCTAACATTCTATTTGTATTACCTATACAGGAGGAGTTCGACATGGACATTCTCCACACAGACCATGTGAAAAGGGCGGTAGACGTCCaactgtgcaataaatttaagacctATTATGCGAAAAATGCACAAACATTTTCATgcgatgggagatcaagcagaaACCCACccgtacgataagatatcccaagaggattgggaggtggtgtgtcgccatttccgcgatccacactatcaagtgatgtgtttgtattataataattACTTTAAGCTTTGATGTGGCTAATAAgaagtcattacatctttttgcaggc
It contains:
- the LOC131153686 gene encoding transcription factor DYT1-like; the encoded protein is MEFIHSGFEELHITELGGSNGGVGRPWPPANHPNKVDKSKNLQAERRRQQKLSNRLLALRGLVPIITNMNKATVIEDAINYIKELQKNVRDLSEQLVELETSSEEEAEPRGADHGHEIDAAEEMKKHEIRAGVEEIRIDENKLCVKMIFQNKRGGLSKLMEGIRLLGLEFTDTSVTTSKGAILVSSCVQGMYGAKLEAQHTRELLQEIIGGI